One window of the Anopheles cruzii chromosome 2, idAnoCruzAS_RS32_06, whole genome shotgun sequence genome contains the following:
- the LOC128268335 gene encoding uncharacterized protein LOC128268335 yields MGRTKGMAKQKRESVARRRMIADRGAAPSQFKANKTNLKGRFKNSNAIPMYKWNHHLQTGFVQQSPAGSVNRTRRTNRNVASMSATIVIDDSDEENESNATPSPNAGFADAGVPLFYEDRNPGISVKEIPLYSTRPDEDESGDLYTTTANESVIVLDSTMESMCLSEQVVNETTAPRVATRAEEEPTSSAEPPSSTQGPEVIDLSDESDSEAHSAPVPQSLGQKPLDCIPLGYDVGPSKVLAPTPPRKVKPTKAKVKQANPEPVPMVQKTKKRMIVIDGNNVAYGHLNGKMFSVKGLHLCIKYFQKLGHEVMAVVPQYKLKRSQSTDYALLERLRDNGEVILAPSKSLPGQCSSTYDDRLILSVAEQFDGAIVSNDNFRDLLDVCPAWRHIIATRVIGYTWVKDCFFLPDDPYGRQGPSLQAILNGGSVK; encoded by the exons ATGGGTCGCACTAAAGgaatggcgaaacaaaaaagagagagcgtgGCTAGGAGACGGATGATAGCGGACCGTGGAGCCGCTCCGAGTCAATTCAAggcgaacaaaacgaaccTAAAGGGTCGATTCAAAAATTCCAATGCCATCCCAATGTATAAG TGGAACCACCATTTACAAACCGGTTTCGTGCAACAATCTCCTGCTGGATCGGTAAATCGCACTAGAAGAACCAACCGCAATGTAGCTTCGATGAGTGCGACCATCGTGATCGACGATTCGGATGAAGAGAATGAATCGAACGCAACCCCATCGCCGAACGCCGGCTTTGCTGATGCTGGGGTTCCGTTGTTCTACGAAGATCGTAATCCTGGGATAAGCGTCAAGGAGATACCGCTGTACAGCACCCGGCCGGACGAAGACGAGTCGGGTGACCTATACACAACTACGGCAAACGAAAGCGTCATCGTGCTGGATAGCACTATGGAAAGTATGTGCCTCTCTGAACAGGTCGTAAATGAGACAACAGCACCCCGGGTGGCAACTAGAGCCGAAGAGGAGCCCACATCATCCGCCGAACCCCCATCATCTACTCAGGGACCCGAAGTGATCGATTTAAGCGATGAGTCTGACTCCGAAGCGCACAGCGCCCCAGTGCCTCAGTCGCTGGGTCAAAAACCATTAGACTGCATACCTCTTGGGTACGATGTGGGCCCCTCAAAGGTCCTGGCCCCTACACCGCCTCGTAAAGTGAAACCTACCAAGGCCAAGGTGAAACAGGCGAACCCCGAACCAGTGCCAATGGTCCAAAAGACCAAAAAACGAATGATTGTGATAGACGGCAACAACGTTGCTTATGG cCATTTGAACGGCAAAATGTTTTCCGTTAAAGGGCTCCACCTATGTATAAAATACTTCCAAAAGCTCGGCCACGAGGTAATGGCCGTTGTGCCTCAATACAA GTTGAAGAGATCGCAGAGCACTGACTATGCGCTGTTGGAACGGCTTCGCGACAACGGGGAAGTGATCCTGGCGCCCAGCAAATCGCTTCCGGGCCAATGTTCCTCGACATACGATGATCG GTTGATACTCTCCGTGGCGGAACAGTTTGACGGAGCGATCGTGTCGAACGACAACTTTCGCGATCTGCTCGACGTATGCCCCG CGTGGCGGCATATCATTGCCACTCGCGTGATTGGGTACACGTGGGTAAAAGACTGCTTCTTTCTTCCCGACGATCCGTACGGCCGCCAGGGACCGTCACTACAAGCGATCCTGAACGGTGGAAGCGTGAAGTGA
- the LOC128268336 gene encoding uncharacterized protein LOC128268336 has protein sequence MESIWENISTALELSPEVSSKWLRKLRTQYSEGHRHYHNESELIRRKVTHLTGASVCLQLATLFQYYHFEADKDCVTQNCAAVDEFFVDAQLDNKDLEADVKRLLGDMKADAHDLPEEDVQFFQDLDLLVLGIPAEEYQKYTELLRNECQVAGTSSYDRMRLKLLQTLSRIPCIYSTKEFSERFETLARRNIEQEIADLQRK, from the exons ATGGAATCCATCTGGGAAAACATAAGCACGGCACTGGAGCTGTCGCCCGAAGTATCTTCGAAGTGGCTTCGAAAGCTACGGACCCAGTACTCGGAGGGCCATCGGCACTATCACAACGAGTCGGAACTGATCCGTAGGAAAGTGACCCATCTTACCGGAGCCAGTGTGTGCCTGCAGCTGGCTACACTTTTTCAGTACTACCATTTCGAGGCCGACAAAGACTGTGTGACGCAAAATTGTGCCGCCGTGGACGAGTTCTTTGTCGATGCCCAGTTGGATAAT AAAGACCTCGAAGCCGATGTGAAGCGATTGTTGGGTGACATGAAGGCGGATGCGCACGATCTGCCGGAGGAGGATGTACAATTTTTCCAGGATCTAGATTTGCTCGTACTAGG AATACCGGCGGAAGAGTATCAAAAGTACACCGAACTGCTGCGCAACGAGTGCCAAGTGGCAGGCACAAGTTCCTACGATAGAATGCGACTGAAG CTACTTCAAACGCTGAGCCGCATTCCGTGCATTTACTCAACGAAAGAGTTTAGTGAACGGTTCGAAACCCTGGCCAGGCGCAACATTGAGCAGGAAATAGCCGATCTACAGCGGAAGTAG
- the LOC128268385 gene encoding glycerol-3-phosphate dehydrogenase [NAD(+)], cytoplasmic, with protein sequence MADKIRVCIVGSGNWGSAIAKIVGVNAKRLPVFEDRVTMYVFEEMVDGKKLTEVINNTHENVKYLPGHKLPENIVAVPDVVEAAKDADILIFVVPHQFIRGLGAQLLGKIKTTAVGLSLIKGFDVAEGGGMELISHLITKHLKIPCSVLMGANLAGEVAEEKFCETTIGCRDMKIALTLRDLFQTPNFRVVVVDDVDAVEICGALKNIVACGAGFVDGMGSGDNTKAAVIRLGLMEMIKFVDVFYPGSKLSTFFESCGVADLITTCYGGRNRKVSEAFVKTGKTIKQLEDEMLNGQKLQGPITAEEVNFMLKNKGMEDKFPLFTAIHRICTGQVKPQGFLDCLRSHPEHMQTFS encoded by the exons ATGGCTGATAAGATTCGCGTTTGCATCGTCGGATCCGGAAACTG ggGTTCGGCCATCGCCAAGATTGTCGGCGTCAATGCCAAGCGGCTGCCCGTGTTCGAGGATCGTGTCACGATGTACGTTTTCGAGGAGATGGTCGACGGCAAGAAGCTAACGGAAGTGATCAACAATACCCACGAGAACGTGAAGTACCTGCCTGGACATAAGCTGCCCGAAAATATC GTGGCCGTGCCCGATGTCGTTGAGGCGGCGAAGGACGCGGACATTCTCATTTTCGTCGTGCCGCACCAGTTCATCCGTGGCCTCGGTGCGCAGCTGCTGGGCAAAATCAAGACGACCGCCGTCGGTCTGTCGCTGATCAAGGGTTTCGATGTGGCCGAGGGTGGCGGCATGGAGCTGATCTCGCATCTGATCACGAAACACCTGAAGATCCCGTGCTCGGTGCTGATGGGCGCCAATCTGGCCGGCGAGGTGGCCGAGGAGAAGTTTTGCGAAACGACGATCGGTTGCCGGGACATGAAGATCGCCCTGACGCTGCGCGACCTCTTCCAGACGCCCAACTTCCGCGTGGTCGTGGTGGACGACGTGGACGCGGTCGAGATTTGCGGTGCGCTGAAAAACATTGTCGCCTGCGGGGCCGGTTTCGTGGATGGTATGGGCTCGGGCGACAACACGAAGGCGGCCGTCATTCGGTTAGGGCTGATGGAGATGATCAAGTTTGTCGATGTGTTCTACCCAGGCAGCAAGCTGTCGACGTTCTTTGAAAGCTGTGGCGTTGCCGATCTTATCACCACCTGTTACG GTGGTAGAAACCGTAAAGTTTCGGAAGCGTTCGTTAAGACGGGCAAAACCATCAAGCAGCTGGAGGACGAGATGCTGAACGGGCAGAAGCTCCAGGGTCCGATCACGGCCGAAGAAGTGAACTTTATGCTGAAGAACAAAGGCATGGAAGATAA ATTCCCCCTGTTCACGGCAATTCATAGAATCTGCACCGGTCAGGTGAAGCCGCAAGGATTCCTCGACTGTTTGCGCAGCCACCCGGAACACAT